A single Rhodomicrobium lacus DNA region contains:
- the dut gene encoding dUTP diphosphatase codes for MSEVVVRYNVLPHGEGLNPPAYASEHAAGLDLAAALEPGHARFLAPGERALIPTGIALELPHGYEGQVRPRSGLALNHGLTVLNAPGTIDSDYRGEVQVLLINLGSEPYAIERGFRIAQLVIAPVTRARLEIADKLPATKRNTGGFGSTGQL; via the coding sequence ATGAGCGAGGTCGTCGTCCGATATAATGTGCTGCCCCATGGCGAGGGATTGAACCCGCCCGCTTATGCGAGCGAGCACGCCGCCGGGCTCGATCTGGCGGCAGCGCTGGAGCCTGGGCACGCTCGGTTCCTGGCTCCGGGGGAGCGCGCGCTGATCCCGACCGGCATCGCTCTGGAGCTGCCGCATGGATATGAGGGGCAGGTTCGCCCTCGCTCCGGGCTGGCGCTCAACCACGGACTGACGGTCCTGAACGCGCCCGGCACGATCGATTCGGATTATCGCGGCGAGGTACAAGTTTTATTGATCAACCTCGGCAGCGAGCCCTACGCCATCGAACGAGGCTTCAGAATAGCGCAACTCGTGATAGCCCCGGTGACGCGGGCGAGACTGGAAATTGCTGACAAACTTCCCGCGACAAAGCGAAACACCGGTGGCTTCGGCTCCACAGGTCAATTGTAA
- a CDS encoding Clp protease N-terminal domain-containing protein gives MNDHSEATVELPRTTYLDHTLRRARSAAEQRSHRYVTLEHLLFTLLDDPDASRLLTVIGADVALIRAAVTDTVNNRMSSLAVPDGRPPNFSYKFDTLFIAASQDAARTGRHEIDGALALLAIAREPESNASAILAANGFNPSAALHAIASSRSPHRPQETAPPPLPSQPSTHQEPNKPTSVAPPPQKTSAPAPDDAQDGMDDMLASVRDILEAEQRKEAASSTPPAFPALSAPAPAAPATAVPKPPSLGPALPAQTPPPLPQSGYAPHDDAPRLEPGFGLSGDGYPALPPQPVPQLRTEPHQQPLPNETARPNETAWSFPAPEISRAAEIPGGAGGPEGPRLGLERRPAERADFANPVPPSLALEPPATPLPFDAPPSPRFSPVATEPARPPVEAKGDKKGKRRTRNADQATGLLARILQPIPRITRIAVPETVELLLSRKEAWALFARARPQGAASVDASPHAPVRAITVRLTAPEGGFFIEGQSPETQWLLDRPAFMGEEPFGSWVWLVVPNDKGPFSLVVTLHARDIDANGAASDLHLPDQVVKVQVRGNFWRGFVSFLRTLFLLSAGGGLGAAAYYGLKMMGKVP, from the coding sequence ATGAACGACCATTCCGAAGCGACCGTGGAATTGCCGCGGACCACTTATCTCGATCACACGCTGCGACGCGCGCGAAGCGCGGCGGAGCAGCGCTCGCATCGCTATGTCACGCTCGAACATCTGCTTTTCACGCTTCTCGACGACCCGGACGCGTCGCGGCTCCTCACGGTAATCGGTGCGGATGTGGCGCTCATTCGCGCCGCCGTCACCGACACGGTGAACAACCGAATGAGTTCGCTCGCGGTGCCGGATGGACGCCCGCCGAATTTCAGCTACAAGTTCGACACGCTGTTCATTGCGGCGTCTCAGGACGCGGCGCGGACGGGACGCCATGAAATCGACGGTGCGCTCGCCCTTTTGGCGATAGCGCGGGAACCGGAAAGCAACGCGTCGGCGATCCTTGCGGCGAACGGCTTCAACCCATCGGCCGCGCTTCACGCCATCGCGTCGTCCCGCTCCCCGCACCGGCCGCAGGAGACCGCTCCCCCGCCCCTGCCTTCCCAGCCCTCGACGCACCAGGAGCCAAACAAGCCGACTTCAGTCGCTCCGCCCCCTCAAAAGACGAGCGCGCCCGCTCCCGACGACGCTCAAGACGGCATGGACGACATGTTGGCCAGTGTTCGCGACATCCTCGAAGCCGAACAGCGGAAGGAAGCGGCAAGCTCTACTCCGCCGGCCTTCCCGGCGCTCTCAGCGCCGGCACCTGCAGCACCGGCGACGGCTGTGCCCAAGCCGCCGTCTCTCGGTCCCGCGCTCCCCGCGCAGACGCCGCCTCCCTTGCCGCAAAGCGGATACGCGCCGCACGACGACGCCCCGCGCCTTGAGCCGGGCTTCGGCCTCTCCGGCGATGGATATCCCGCCCTTCCGCCCCAGCCCGTGCCTCAGCTCAGGACGGAGCCGCATCAACAGCCCTTGCCCAACGAAACGGCTCGGCCCAACGAAACGGCCTGGTCCTTCCCGGCACCCGAAATCTCGCGCGCGGCGGAAATTCCCGGCGGCGCGGGCGGTCCGGAAGGCCCGCGACTGGGACTTGAGCGCCGCCCTGCGGAGAGGGCAGACTTCGCTAACCCCGTGCCTCCATCCCTCGCTCTCGAACCGCCGGCAACGCCGCTGCCTTTTGACGCGCCGCCTTCCCCGCGCTTTTCACCCGTTGCCACTGAGCCAGCCCGCCCGCCTGTCGAAGCGAAGGGCGACAAGAAGGGGAAGCGGCGCACTCGAAACGCCGACCAGGCCACCGGGCTTCTCGCCAGAATTCTGCAGCCCATCCCACGCATAACGCGCATCGCGGTGCCGGAAACGGTGGAACTGCTCCTGTCCAGGAAAGAGGCGTGGGCCTTGTTCGCGCGCGCGCGCCCTCAGGGCGCGGCGAGCGTCGATGCGTCCCCTCACGCGCCGGTGCGGGCCATAACCGTGCGCCTCACCGCGCCGGAAGGAGGCTTTTTCATCGAAGGGCAATCGCCGGAAACGCAATGGCTTCTGGACCGGCCCGCCTTTATGGGGGAGGAGCCTTTCGGCAGTTGGGTCTGGCTTGTGGTGCCGAACGACAAGGGGCCGTTCTCGCTCGTTGTCACTCTTCACGCGCGCGACATCGATGCGAATGGAGCGGCTTCCGACCTGCATCTTCCCGATCAGGTGGTGAAGGTTCAGGTGCGCGGCAATTTCTGGCGCGGCTTTGTCAGTTTCCTGCGAACCCTTTTTCTTCTGTCGGCGGGCGGAGGTCTGGGAGCTGCGGCTTATTACGGATTGAAAATGATGGGCAAGGTGCCATAA
- a CDS encoding zinc-finger domain-containing protein: protein MAKIGVPHFHNDIGVEKIHIGVKEFQCVGARPPVDHPHVYLDMGADDQIVCPYCSTLFIYDANLRPDQTDPPYCLFEPQEADAR, encoded by the coding sequence ATGGCGAAAATTGGAGTACCGCATTTCCATAACGACATCGGAGTCGAAAAAATCCATATCGGCGTGAAAGAGTTCCAGTGTGTGGGCGCCAGACCGCCCGTCGACCATCCTCATGTTTACCTCGATATGGGCGCGGACGATCAGATCGTATGCCCCTACTGCTCGACCCTCTTCATCTATGATGCGAATTTGCGGCCCGACCAAACGGACCCACCCTATTGCCTTTTCGAGCCACAGGAGGCTGACGCGCGATGA
- a CDS encoding FAD-dependent monooxygenase yields the protein MTNSAQKEKIAIAGAGIAGLSAAIALRLAGHPVDIFEAEPKLQPFGAGIQIGPNATRILESWNVALLGTAFEPENIEIHSARTGSLLNTVPLREASRSRYGAPYVTLLRKDLQNALLSRARDLGAVPKYSSPVTGAELTKDGFQVTAGGRPYTLDALIGADGIGSSVRKFAWGTKQPVSANAVAWRAILPITAVPEAARKNIGVWMATGGHFVHYPVSGGSSLNGVLVLDDDYRNDGEPDRNDPLPYLLHRLEGWAPQIREAVSSTKAWLPWQLRSLEKWEGGHGRVQCIGDAWHAMRPYLASGGVMAIEDGAALASALSRKGSIEEKLARFREKRAARVWQVAERSALIGRIYHVSQPFDAIRDLAIKKSSPAKLLERNDWLYNTRV from the coding sequence ATGACGAACAGCGCACAAAAAGAAAAAATCGCGATTGCCGGGGCAGGTATCGCCGGTTTGAGCGCGGCCATCGCTCTCAGGCTCGCCGGTCATCCGGTCGACATCTTCGAGGCGGAGCCGAAGCTTCAACCCTTCGGAGCCGGTATTCAGATCGGCCCGAACGCCACGCGCATCCTCGAAAGCTGGAATGTCGCGCTTCTCGGCACGGCGTTCGAGCCGGAAAATATCGAGATCCACAGCGCCCGCACGGGTTCGCTGCTCAACACCGTTCCGCTGCGCGAAGCATCCCGTTCGCGCTATGGCGCTCCTTACGTGACATTGCTGCGGAAGGATCTGCAGAACGCGCTCCTTTCACGCGCACGTGATCTTGGCGCCGTTCCGAAATATTCCTCGCCAGTAACAGGCGCCGAACTGACCAAGGACGGTTTCCAGGTCACCGCCGGCGGTCGTCCCTATACGCTCGACGCGCTCATCGGCGCGGATGGAATCGGCTCGTCAGTGCGCAAATTCGCATGGGGTACGAAGCAGCCCGTCTCCGCGAACGCCGTTGCCTGGCGCGCGATCCTGCCGATCACGGCAGTGCCCGAGGCGGCCCGAAAGAATATCGGCGTCTGGATGGCCACGGGTGGTCATTTCGTTCATTACCCGGTTTCGGGCGGCTCGTCGCTCAACGGCGTGCTCGTCCTTGATGACGACTACCGCAACGACGGCGAACCGGACCGCAACGACCCGCTGCCTTATCTTCTGCACAGGCTCGAAGGCTGGGCGCCGCAGATTCGCGAAGCCGTGTCTTCAACCAAAGCCTGGCTGCCCTGGCAGTTGCGGAGCCTGGAGAAGTGGGAAGGCGGTCATGGCCGTGTTCAGTGTATCGGCGATGCATGGCATGCGATGCGCCCCTATCTCGCCTCCGGCGGCGTGATGGCAATCGAGGATGGAGCGGCGCTCGCATCCGCTCTGTCGCGCAAGGGCTCCATCGAAGAGAAACTCGCCCGGTTCCGCGAGAAGCGCGCGGCGCGCGTCTGGCAGGTGGCGGAGAGATCGGCACTTATCGGCCGGATCTATCATGTTTCGCAGCCGTTCGACGCAATCCGCGACCTGGCCATCAAGAAATCGTCGCCCGCCAAATTGCTCGAGCGGAACGATTGGCTCTACAACACGCGGGTCTAG
- a CDS encoding GNAT family N-acetyltransferase yields the protein MPESHLWGGTIRKMWLSEADKFRDHLLRLDRDSRRMRFGMAVSDAFIIDYASRLGEMKCLVYGFFVEGEMRAAAEMRQIGDAWSADAEGAFSVEHDYQNRGVGTELLGRIIRAARNRGIQRLYMNCLAENHKMQRICRKYEAELLFDHGEVVGRVLPALPTYISLWEEAVDDTSGFVMAMIDLPVHSEPVA from the coding sequence ATGCCTGAATCTCACCTCTGGGGAGGAACGATCAGAAAGATGTGGTTGTCGGAAGCCGACAAATTCCGCGATCACCTCTTGAGACTTGACCGTGACAGTCGCCGGATGCGCTTCGGCATGGCTGTGAGCGACGCCTTCATCATCGACTATGCTTCGCGGCTGGGAGAGATGAAGTGTCTCGTCTACGGTTTCTTTGTCGAAGGGGAAATGCGCGCCGCAGCGGAAATGCGGCAGATCGGCGATGCGTGGTCGGCGGATGCCGAAGGCGCGTTTTCGGTGGAGCACGACTATCAGAACAGGGGCGTCGGAACCGAGTTGCTGGGCCGCATCATCCGCGCGGCGCGGAACCGGGGCATTCAGCGCCTCTACATGAACTGTCTCGCCGAGAACCACAAGATGCAGCGCATCTGCCGCAAGTATGAGGCGGAACTGCTGTTCGATCATGGCGAAGTCGTCGGGCGCGTGTTGCCCGCGCTACCGACTTACATCTCGCTCTGGGAGGAGGCCGTTGACGACACGAGCGGCTTCGTGATGGCGATGATCGACCTGCCGGTTCATTCCGAACCGGTGGCGTGA
- a CDS encoding efflux RND transporter permease subunit — MDGTDGNQRHAGPEARSPASLPPAKADNLVLGVERSGLIALRTPILSAVLVALLSIIAAFGVARLQVDDSLSSLFRSDTPEFRQFEDLTKRFPSHEFDVLMVVEGERLLHRDSIDQLRDLVTDVQLIEGTRGILSLFSAREAPEAGKLPGPLFPADLPDGQEYDALIKRVLANDIIKGKFLSDDGKLALIVIAIDPAVANGDRIADVVRQIRETAALDLEGSGLKAELSGVPVMRLEIRTAVERDQLLYNGIGFLAGCLIAIIFFRRLSFMVIAAAPPLLAILFAQGALGWMGFTLNTFLNVMTPLIMVISFSDSMQLTFAARDRLIRGDNKYQAFRNAILIVGPACVLTHATAAFSFVALLFSSSDMIRHFGEGGIIATVIALFTVITVLPLLGVLLVRKETTFAASMKGADTAVDALRAFCGWIAHRVVARPGLYSAIALLAVAGLASIYVGLETRYRLADQVPDKRQAVAASQRLDAKLTGSNPINVLIELPKGVSAYDPQALKVLADVHAAVEHQKGVGNVWSVETLRRWIAEKLGRSDIETLQRYIGYLPPHLVQRFLAKEGDAVVVSGYIPDEDANELLPLVNQLDATLNTVREANPGYTVAVTGLSAVAARNSALMIQRLNMALTIEIVFVAAFIGLAFRSFVVMLSAILPAIIPILASGVLLWLVGSGLQFASVVALTVSFGLGLSATIHFLNRLRREDRPGQPPELAVERATVLVGPALILTTVVLACGLAVTVFSDLPSLRLFGWLSAFAMIAALVADLFVLRPIIMFLLRLTRRNGLGVETEAEPAQ; from the coding sequence ATGGACGGCACTGATGGGAACCAGCGACACGCAGGCCCGGAGGCCAGAAGCCCCGCATCGCTCCCCCCCGCCAAGGCCGACAACCTCGTTCTTGGGGTAGAGCGTTCCGGGCTGATCGCACTGCGCACGCCCATCCTTTCGGCTGTTCTCGTCGCCCTTCTTTCCATCATTGCCGCTTTCGGCGTGGCCCGGCTTCAGGTGGACGACTCGCTCAGTTCGCTTTTCCGCTCCGACACGCCGGAGTTCCGCCAGTTCGAGGATCTGACGAAGCGCTTTCCCTCGCATGAGTTCGACGTCCTGATGGTGGTCGAGGGCGAGCGCCTCCTTCATCGGGACAGCATCGATCAGCTGCGCGACCTCGTGACCGACGTCCAGCTCATCGAGGGCACGCGAGGCATTCTGTCCCTGTTCTCGGCGCGCGAAGCTCCCGAGGCTGGCAAACTTCCCGGCCCCCTGTTCCCGGCGGACCTCCCCGACGGCCAGGAATACGACGCGCTCATCAAGCGTGTGCTCGCCAACGACATCATCAAGGGCAAGTTCCTGTCCGACGACGGCAAGCTTGCGCTTATTGTCATCGCCATCGATCCTGCCGTCGCAAATGGAGACCGCATCGCCGATGTGGTGCGGCAGATCCGCGAAACCGCCGCGCTGGATCTCGAAGGCTCCGGCCTCAAGGCCGAATTGTCGGGCGTGCCGGTAATGCGCCTCGAAATCCGCACCGCCGTCGAGCGCGACCAACTCCTCTATAACGGCATCGGCTTTCTCGCCGGATGCCTGATCGCGATCATCTTTTTCCGGCGCCTGTCGTTCATGGTCATCGCCGCCGCGCCGCCTCTGCTGGCGATCCTGTTCGCGCAAGGCGCGCTCGGCTGGATGGGCTTCACGCTCAACACGTTCCTGAACGTGATGACGCCGCTCATCATGGTGATCTCGTTCTCGGACAGCATGCAGCTCACCTTCGCCGCGCGCGACAGGCTCATCCGTGGCGACAACAAATATCAGGCGTTCAGGAACGCGATCCTGATCGTCGGCCCCGCCTGCGTGCTGACACACGCGACGGCGGCCTTCTCTTTCGTGGCGCTCCTGTTCTCAAGCTCCGACATGATCCGCCATTTCGGCGAAGGCGGCATCATCGCCACGGTGATCGCGCTCTTCACCGTCATCACCGTGCTGCCGCTGCTCGGCGTGCTGCTCGTGCGCAAGGAGACCACCTTCGCGGCCAGCATGAAAGGAGCCGATACCGCCGTCGACGCGCTGCGCGCCTTCTGCGGATGGATCGCGCATCGTGTCGTGGCCCGGCCGGGGCTTTACAGCGCCATCGCCCTCCTCGCCGTTGCGGGCCTGGCCTCGATCTATGTCGGTCTTGAAACCCGCTATCGGCTCGCCGACCAGGTTCCCGACAAGCGGCAGGCCGTCGCCGCGAGCCAGCGCCTCGACGCGAAGCTCACCGGCTCGAACCCGATCAACGTCCTGATCGAGCTTCCCAAAGGCGTCTCGGCTTACGATCCGCAGGCGCTCAAGGTGCTCGCCGACGTGCATGCCGCCGTGGAGCATCAGAAGGGCGTCGGCAACGTCTGGTCCGTGGAGACGCTGCGCCGCTGGATCGCGGAGAAGCTCGGCCGCTCCGACATCGAGACTTTGCAGCGCTATATCGGCTATCTGCCGCCCCATCTCGTGCAGCGCTTCCTGGCGAAAGAGGGCGATGCGGTCGTCGTGTCGGGCTACATCCCGGACGAAGACGCCAACGAGCTTTTGCCGCTCGTGAACCAGCTCGACGCGACGCTGAACACTGTTCGCGAGGCCAACCCCGGCTATACGGTTGCCGTCACCGGCCTTTCCGCCGTCGCCGCCCGCAACAGCGCGCTGATGATCCAGCGGCTGAATATGGCGCTCACCATCGAAATCGTGTTCGTCGCCGCCTTCATCGGCCTCGCCTTCCGCTCCTTCGTGGTGATGCTGTCGGCGATCCTGCCTGCGATCATTCCCATTCTCGCCTCGGGCGTGTTGCTGTGGCTCGTCGGAAGCGGACTGCAATTCGCAAGCGTCGTCGCGCTGACCGTGTCCTTCGGCCTCGGCCTGTCGGCGACAATCCATTTTCTGAACAGGCTAAGGCGGGAGGACAGGCCCGGTCAGCCGCCCGAGCTTGCCGTGGAGCGCGCGACTGTGCTTGTCGGTCCGGCGCTCATCCTGACGACTGTGGTGCTTGCCTGCGGGCTGGCCGTAACGGTGTTTTCGGACCTGCCATCGCTCAGGCTGTTCGGATGGCTTTCGGCCTTCGCGATGATCGCGGCACTGGTGGCAGATCTCTTCGTCCTGCGGCCAATCATTATGTTTCTCTTGCGCCTGACGCGTCGAAATGGGCTCGGGGTCGAAACGGAGGCGGAACCAGCCCAATAG
- a CDS encoding ceramidase domain-containing protein has product MDFGSLLESLSRPVDIYCERTGASFDAEPLNAISNFAFLIAAWAAWKLRSQRLDDAHSAAIKALCILIGVVGVGSFVFHTIATKWAEWVDVIPILVFMIFYCWMILTVFFQWSAWLKAAACVLLFATTFYLEAEEFAPVLWGGAMYLPSLFFMLAAGAGIWLRNAAAGQAFYAAAAVFAVSFTARTLDMPLCNDIPVGVHYFWHLFNATVLYLLVRTLILHAPASNAAPGAGLGSAGWSRAASASTENGLGFPLFPQN; this is encoded by the coding sequence ATGGACTTTGGCAGCCTGCTCGAATCCCTGTCCCGGCCCGTCGACATCTACTGCGAGCGGACAGGCGCCTCCTTTGACGCGGAGCCGCTCAACGCGATCTCCAATTTCGCTTTTCTGATTGCCGCATGGGCCGCCTGGAAGCTCAGGTCGCAGAGACTGGACGATGCGCACAGTGCCGCGATCAAGGCGCTCTGCATCCTGATCGGCGTCGTGGGTGTCGGCAGCTTCGTCTTTCACACCATCGCGACCAAGTGGGCGGAGTGGGTCGATGTCATCCCGATCCTCGTCTTCATGATCTTCTATTGCTGGATGATACTGACGGTGTTCTTCCAGTGGTCGGCATGGCTCAAGGCCGCCGCTTGCGTCCTTCTCTTCGCCACCACCTTCTATCTTGAGGCGGAGGAATTCGCTCCTGTTCTGTGGGGCGGAGCGATGTACCTGCCGTCGCTCTTCTTCATGCTGGCGGCGGGGGCGGGAATCTGGCTGCGAAATGCGGCGGCGGGGCAGGCGTTCTACGCCGCGGCCGCTGTGTTTGCCGTGTCATTCACCGCGCGAACGCTCGACATGCCGCTCTGCAACGACATCCCGGTCGGCGTTCACTACTTCTGGCATCTGTTCAATGCGACCGTGCTTTATCTGCTCGTGAGAACGTTGATCCTGCATGCGCCGGCCTCGAACGCCGCGCCCGGCGCCGGTCTGGGCTCCGCCGGCTGGTCCCGAGCGGCCTCCGCATCGACGGAAAACGGACTCGGCTTTCCTCTGTTTCCTCAAAATTGA
- a CDS encoding molecular chaperone DnaJ encodes MVGLGAGLYLLGYLARADMGKLAVYLRKGSVVLAAFVAGFVLTRNIGVGMLAGMAVWSFMQRTGWFPGKGKIGRGAGASGVRTPWLDMTLDHQTGAISGRLLKGRFEGKALDDLSEAERGEVLAELRANDAQGAKLFEAWLDRVSPDWTAGARGSGANAGPSRAMTLDEAYLILGLKPGARRDDVLTAHRNLMKRFHPDQGGSNYLASQINAAKDLLLENIGV; translated from the coding sequence TTGGTCGGTTTGGGAGCGGGCCTTTACCTGCTCGGCTATCTGGCGCGCGCGGACATGGGCAAGCTCGCGGTTTATTTGCGCAAGGGCAGCGTGGTGCTCGCGGCCTTCGTGGCGGGTTTCGTACTCACGCGCAACATCGGCGTTGGAATGCTCGCCGGGATGGCGGTCTGGTCTTTCATGCAGCGAACCGGGTGGTTTCCCGGCAAGGGCAAGATCGGCAGGGGCGCGGGCGCATCGGGCGTGCGCACGCCATGGCTCGACATGACGCTCGATCATCAGACAGGGGCGATTTCTGGCCGCTTGCTCAAGGGGCGGTTCGAGGGCAAGGCGCTCGACGATCTTTCGGAAGCCGAGCGCGGGGAGGTCCTCGCGGAACTTCGCGCCAACGATGCGCAGGGAGCGAAGCTTTTCGAGGCGTGGCTCGATCGCGTCTCTCCGGATTGGACCGCGGGGGCGCGCGGCAGCGGCGCGAACGCGGGGCCGTCGCGGGCGATGACGCTTGATGAAGCCTATCTCATTCTCGGGTTGAAGCCGGGGGCCAGACGCGACGATGTGCTTACAGCGCATCGAAATCTCATGAAGCGCTTCCACCCGGATCAGGGCGGCTCGAATTATCTGGCCTCGCAGATCAACGCCGCGAAGGATCTGCTTCTGGAGAATATCGGCGTCTGA
- a CDS encoding helix-turn-helix domain-containing protein, whose product MAWSQEQLAETSGVSVRTIQRIEQGGIASPAMKGADREC is encoded by the coding sequence ATGGCATGGTCTCAGGAACAATTGGCGGAGACAAGCGGCGTCAGCGTTCGAACCATTCAGCGCATCGAGCAGGGAGGCATCGCATCTCCGGCCATGAAGGGAGCGGACCGGGAATGTTAG
- a CDS encoding VWA domain-containing protein, with amino-acid sequence MAKLTKPPSGKEQTPLAEEPSGRSEIDAFLDRMRSTPSPSSGHGRLIFAMDATMSRRPTWDMALKVQADMFDAVKAVGGLDVKLVFFRGTDECKASRWVSDAGALARLMTAVSCRGGYTQIRKVLNHALAEARTGKVSALVYVGDAMEENVDELADLAGKLGLLSVPAFLFQEGDDRITQAAFREIARLTNGATCRFGPGSAAELRELLEAVAHYAAGGRRALADYAKGRAAPTVLLEQMSRR; translated from the coding sequence ATGGCAAAACTGACAAAACCGCCATCAGGAAAGGAGCAAACGCCGCTCGCAGAAGAACCGAGCGGCCGGTCGGAAATCGACGCCTTTCTCGATCGCATGCGCTCGACGCCGTCTCCCTCCTCCGGGCATGGGCGGCTGATCTTCGCGATGGACGCCACCATGAGCCGCCGGCCGACATGGGACATGGCGCTCAAGGTGCAGGCCGACATGTTCGACGCAGTGAAAGCGGTGGGCGGCCTCGATGTGAAGCTTGTCTTTTTCAGAGGCACGGACGAATGCAAGGCGAGCCGCTGGGTAAGCGATGCGGGGGCGCTTGCCCGGCTCATGACCGCAGTTTCGTGCCGGGGCGGCTACACGCAAATCCGCAAGGTTCTGAACCATGCGCTCGCCGAAGCTCGGACGGGTAAAGTCAGCGCGCTCGTGTATGTCGGCGACGCCATGGAGGAAAATGTCGACGAACTGGCCGATCTTGCCGGAAAGCTCGGCCTGCTGTCTGTGCCCGCGTTCCTCTTTCAGGAAGGCGACGACAGGATCACACAGGCAGCATTCCGCGAAATTGCGCGTCTGACGAACGGCGCGACCTGCCGTTTCGGTCCGGGCTCGGCCGCCGAGCTTCGCGAACTGCTCGAAGCCGTCGCCCATTACGCCGCCGGTGGACGGCGCGCACTTGCAGACTATGCAAAAGGCCGCGCCGCACCTACGGTGCTGCTTGAACAGATGTCGAGACGATAA
- a CDS encoding class I SAM-dependent methyltransferase: MKQALRTRRPLKPDYGIDKPKALARLFLAGIAALAAGYLLPSHKDAGAPVPLLGPTLLALGCLSLGACALMLAWSLRGKFVVRDRMLNLIRWHGNETVLDLGTGRGLLAIGAAKRLKTGMVVGIDAWESEQAFATIEDAQRNLELAGFADRVELRNDDPRDIGFVDNSFDVVLSLLFLHTLDTEAARAAACREIARVLRPRGIAAIADVEHCAEYAKALDAAGLKVDKPRTLQTLAWTTLELVVARKI; the protein is encoded by the coding sequence ATGAAGCAAGCTCTGCGGACACGGCGGCCGCTCAAGCCGGACTATGGGATCGACAAGCCAAAGGCACTTGCGCGGCTTTTCCTCGCGGGTATCGCCGCCCTCGCGGCGGGGTATCTGCTGCCGTCTCACAAGGACGCGGGGGCGCCGGTCCCCCTTCTCGGCCCGACGCTCCTCGCGCTCGGCTGTCTCAGCCTCGGCGCTTGTGCGCTCATGCTCGCCTGGTCGCTCAGGGGCAAATTCGTCGTACGCGATCGCATGCTGAACCTCATTCGTTGGCACGGAAACGAAACCGTGCTCGACCTCGGCACCGGACGTGGTCTGCTGGCCATCGGCGCGGCCAAGCGCCTGAAAACCGGGATGGTTGTCGGCATCGATGCGTGGGAAAGCGAGCAGGCCTTTGCGACGATCGAAGATGCACAGCGCAATCTCGAACTGGCGGGCTTTGCCGACCGCGTGGAATTACGCAATGACGACCCGCGCGATATCGGCTTTGTCGACAACTCCTTCGATGTGGTGCTTTCGCTCCTGTTCCTGCATACGCTCGACACCGAAGCGGCGCGGGCTGCGGCATGCCGCGAAATCGCGCGGGTTCTGAGGCCACGCGGTATTGCTGCCATCGCGGATGTCGAGCATTGCGCCGAATACGCGAAAGCGCTCGATGCCGCCGGGCTCAAGGTCGACAAGCCGCGAACGCTTCAGACGCTGGCGTGGACAACGCTTGAACTCGTGGTCGCACGCAAGATCTGA